One segment of bacterium DNA contains the following:
- a CDS encoding putative DNA binding domain-containing protein, whose translation MPHYRAQSHSIRRSPAVFVKTIIATELGALALFLAARPVAFYKELYNEYVYRTLLPIQYDAVFMAAVTLFEVFVTVYVFLRWYSESYRIDTHEILHEHGTLLRRQTRVPLSRVSSIRFRLGFMGSFFQYGTVKLQLESPTATAELKDLPQPKKYAGIITDFARQVKRDAPSSKDSLDIEEVLRAKEHEGIEFKASLRWDRRLLRVNRELEKSVMKTIAAFLNSDGGHLVIGVEDGGEILGLGNDYETIQRKDSDGFENHFTQVFRSMIGSEFRRFAHLHFHEKDGKDICIVRVLPSTKPAYLALDNREEFFIRTGNTTSSLNFSEAHAYIRSRWGEI comes from the coding sequence ATGCCACACTATCGCGCGCAATCGCATAGTATCCGCAGAAGCCCGGCGGTGTTTGTAAAAACCATCATTGCAACGGAGCTTGGGGCGCTCGCGCTTTTTTTGGCTGCCCGTCCCGTCGCGTTTTATAAAGAGCTTTATAATGAATATGTATACCGCACATTACTTCCCATCCAGTACGATGCGGTGTTTATGGCGGCAGTAACGCTGTTTGAGGTATTCGTGACGGTCTATGTTTTTTTGCGATGGTACAGTGAATCATATCGTATTGACACGCACGAGATATTGCATGAGCACGGGACGTTATTACGCCGCCAAACCCGTGTTCCGCTCTCCCGCGTCTCTTCCATTCGTTTTCGCCTTGGATTTATGGGAAGTTTCTTTCAGTACGGAACCGTGAAGCTACAGCTTGAAAGTCCCACTGCCACGGCGGAATTGAAAGATCTTCCGCAACCAAAAAAGTATGCCGGCATTATCACCGATTTTGCGCGGCAGGTAAAACGCGACGCGCCATCAAGCAAGGACAGCTTGGACATTGAAGAAGTCCTTCGCGCGAAAGAGCATGAGGGAATTGAATTTAAAGCGTCGCTTCGGTGGGATAGGAGGCTTTTGAGGGTGAACCGAGAACTGGAAAAATCGGTCATGAAGACCATTGCCGCGTTTTTGAATTCGGATGGAGGCCACCTGGTCATCGGCGTTGAGGACGGTGGAGAAATTCTGGGGCTCGGGAACGATTATGAAACTATCCAGCGCAAAGACTCCGACGGATTCGAGAACCATTTTACCCAGGTGTTCCGAAGCATGATCGGGTCTGAATTTCGCCGATTCGCGCATTTGCATTTTCATGAAAAGGACGGAAAAGATATCTGCATCGTGCGCGTTTTGCCCTCTACCAAACCCGCGTATCTTGCGCTAGATAATAGAGAAGAATTTTTCATCCGCACGGGAAACACCACCTCGTCTCTCAACTTCAGCGAGGCCCATGCCTACATTCGTTCCCGCTGGGGTGAGATATAA
- a CDS encoding alanine--tRNA ligase, with translation MTSDELRKKYIDFFKSKGHAEIPSAPLVPANDPTVLFTTAGMHPLVPYLLGEKHPAGNRLVGVQKCIRTGDIDEVGDDTHLTFFEMLGNWSLGDYFKEDAIRWSWEFLTDSKWLRLPAKRLAFSCFSGDADALRDDESAELWMSCGVSKERIAFLGKEDNWWGPAGITGPCGPDTEMFYWVGDPNDPVLQRPFQETHSDKRWVEIWNDVFMQYNKTAEGKFELLSKPNVDTGMGLERTLTALNGKKSVYETDLFTPIFDALRVDGKDKKARIIADHIKTACFMISDGVEPSNKDRGYVVRRILRQAAVYARQASLDLQDVWVGAVIVAVAKIYKDVYPEIWMNAPHITQIISAEQKKFGDTLEKGLKEFLKKKFIDGKTAFDLYQTYGFPWELTRELAEANGQKINKEEFKAEFKKHQDLSRTSSAGIFKGGLADHSEKVVRLHTATHLMNKALRRVLGEHVWQRGSHINAERTRFDFTHQEKMTPEQIKKVEELVNGWILRDLAVKKEIMPLEEARGLNAIGAFGEKYGQTVSVYTVHDSKTEEVISREFCGGPHVEHTGVIGKFKIIKEEAIAAGIRRVKAVVE, from the coding sequence ATGACTTCCGATGAATTGCGCAAAAAATATATTGATTTTTTTAAGTCAAAAGGACACGCGGAGATTCCTTCCGCGCCATTGGTTCCTGCCAACGACCCGACGGTGCTTTTCACCACCGCGGGCATGCATCCCTTGGTGCCGTATTTGCTCGGCGAGAAACATCCGGCAGGAAATAGATTGGTGGGCGTACAAAAATGCATCCGAACCGGAGATATTGACGAGGTTGGTGATGACACGCACCTGACGTTTTTTGAAATGCTGGGGAACTGGTCGCTCGGAGATTACTTCAAAGAAGATGCCATCAGGTGGTCATGGGAATTTTTGACCGATTCAAAATGGCTTAGGCTTCCTGCTAAGCGCCTGGCTTTCAGTTGTTTTTCGGGAGACGCGGATGCGTTGCGCGACGATGAATCTGCCGAGCTTTGGATGTCGTGCGGTGTTTCAAAAGAGCGCATCGCGTTTTTAGGCAAGGAAGATAATTGGTGGGGTCCTGCGGGCATCACCGGTCCATGCGGTCCCGATACCGAAATGTTCTATTGGGTTGGTGATCCGAATGACCCGGTCCTACAAAGACCGTTCCAGGAAACGCATAGCGATAAGCGTTGGGTTGAGATTTGGAATGATGTATTTATGCAGTACAACAAAACCGCAGAAGGGAAATTCGAATTGCTTTCGAAACCGAATGTGGATACGGGCATGGGACTTGAGCGGACGCTTACAGCGCTGAATGGCAAGAAATCGGTGTATGAGACCGATCTATTCACGCCGATTTTCGATGCCCTCCGAGTAGACGGAAAAGATAAAAAAGCGCGCATCATCGCCGATCATATAAAAACAGCTTGTTTTATGATTTCAGACGGCGTGGAGCCCTCGAATAAGGACCGGGGTTATGTAGTTAGAAGGATTCTAAGGCAGGCAGCAGTCTATGCTCGTCAAGCGAGTCTTGATTTGCAGGATGTTTGGGTTGGCGCTGTGATTGTCGCTGTCGCAAAAATTTACAAGGATGTTTATCCCGAGATTTGGATGAATGCCCCCCATATTACTCAAATAATTAGCGCGGAACAGAAAAAATTTGGCGATACTCTGGAAAAAGGACTTAAAGAATTCTTGAAAAAGAAATTTATTGATGGAAAAACCGCCTTTGATCTTTACCAGACTTACGGGTTTCCGTGGGAGTTGACGCGAGAACTTGCGGAAGCAAACGGGCAAAAAATAAACAAAGAAGAATTTAAAGCCGAATTCAAAAAACATCAAGATTTATCACGCACGTCATCCGCAGGCATATTCAAGGGAGGGCTTGCAGACCACTCCGAAAAAGTTGTACGTTTACATACCGCAACGCATTTAATGAACAAGGCTCTGCGGAGGGTGCTCGGTGAGCACGTATGGCAGAGGGGCAGCCATATCAACGCCGAACGCACGCGGTTCGATTTTACTCATCAGGAGAAGATGACACCGGAGCAAATTAAAAAAGTTGAAGAATTGGTTAACGGATGGATTTTGCGAGATCTTGCAGTGAAAAAAGAAATTATGCCTCTGGAGGAGGCGCGGGGGCTTAATGCCATCGGTGCATTCGGAGAAAAATACGGCCAGACCGTTTCGGTGTATACGGTGCACGACTCCAAAACCGAGGAAGTGATAAGCCGAGAATTTTGCGGCGGTCCGCACGTAGAGCATACGGGCGTCATCGGCAAATTCAAAATTATAAAAGAAGAAGCTATTGCTGCGGGTATTCGCAGAGTTAAGGCAGTGGTGGAGTAA
- a CDS encoding HAMP domain-containing sensor histidine kinase, with the protein MRILGLKELKTVLSVTGECRRYGLRLRECPSFLFLLMGFITISAMIATYIIAARLTDPEIVALIVSMITAIIFSIGNMIVSSFERIAQASRMKTEFISIASHQLRTPLSSLKWSLNLLTGPNLGAVTEKQLDYLTIIKESNERMIRLVNDLLEVSRIEQGRIILNPQEFALEDLVQTVINELSGFANSNNVKIFYHKETGLPKVYADPQKIGFVSQNLIDNAIKYTKGRGNVEVRIERMGRDKLRVTVQDEGIGIPKSQQAKVFQKFFRSDNVLKYQTEGSGLGLFIAKAIVEAVNGEVGFSSTEGKGSMFWFSIPVVKSPARQVGIGKEQSVIT; encoded by the coding sequence ATGAGGATACTGGGTTTAAAAGAGTTAAAAACGGTGCTCAGTGTTACCGGGGAGTGCCGACGGTATGGCTTGCGCTTGCGCGAGTGTCCATCGTTCCTGTTTTTGCTGATGGGATTCATTACGATCTCCGCGATGATCGCGACCTATATTATCGCCGCAAGACTTACCGATCCTGAAATCGTGGCATTAATCGTCTCGATGATAACCGCCATCATCTTTTCCATCGGGAACATGATTGTGTCCAGTTTCGAGCGCATCGCCCAGGCAAGCCGCATGAAAACGGAGTTTATTTCCATCGCGTCTCATCAGCTTCGCACGCCGCTCTCTTCGCTGAAGTGGTCGCTCAATCTTCTCACCGGTCCGAACCTCGGAGCCGTCACCGAAAAGCAGCTAGACTATCTCACCATCATCAAAGAGTCCAATGAGCGCATGATCCGCCTGGTGAACGATCTTCTTGAGGTTTCCCGGATAGAACAGGGACGCATTATCTTAAACCCTCAAGAGTTCGCGCTAGAAGACCTCGTACAGACCGTTATCAACGAGCTTAGCGGATTTGCAAATTCCAATAACGTGAAAATCTTCTATCATAAGGAGACGGGACTTCCCAAGGTCTACGCCGATCCGCAAAAAATAGGTTTTGTATCCCAGAATCTTATTGACAATGCCATCAAGTACACCAAAGGGCGAGGAAATGTAGAAGTCCGCATCGAGCGCATGGGACGCGACAAATTGCGCGTCACGGTGCAGGACGAGGGTATTGGAATTCCCAAAAGCCAGCAGGCAAAGGTATTTCAAAAGTTCTTTAGAAGTGATAATGTATTGAAGTACCAGACGGAAGGATCCGGCCTCGGACTCTTTATTGCAAAAGCTATTGTTGAAGCCGTGAACGGCGAGGTTGGATTCTCAAGCACCGAGGGCAAGGGCAGCATGTTTTGGTTTTCCATTCCCGTGGTTAAAAGCCCCGCACGACAAGTGGGCATCGGGAAAGAGCAATCCGTAATAACATAA
- a CDS encoding response regulator, which yields MAKILVVEDEPSLQKAMVDVLNINGFQAIGASNGEQGLALTKSEKPDLVLLDIILPKMNGFDVLKAIKGEEETKHIPVIILTNLEGSTDIEQALSLGAMTYLVKTNYELDDIVKRAKDALAKSAKV from the coding sequence ATGGCTAAAATTCTTGTTGTTGAAGACGAACCATCTTTGCAAAAAGCCATGGTTGACGTGCTGAATATCAATGGCTTCCAGGCTATCGGCGCGAGCAATGGAGAGCAGGGACTTGCGCTTACCAAGAGCGAGAAGCCCGATTTGGTACTACTCGACATCATTCTTCCTAAAATGAACGGCTTTGACGTTTTGAAAGCCATTAAGGGCGAGGAGGAGACAAAGCATATTCCCGTCATCATTCTCACAAACCTAGAAGGCTCGACGGATATTGAGCAGGCCCTTTCTTTGGGAGCCATGACGTATCTGGTGAAAACCAATTACGAACTCGATGATATCGTAAAGCGCGCGAAGGACGCGCTGGCCAAAAGCGCCAAGGTATAA